One genomic segment of Drosophila melanogaster chromosome 3R includes these proteins:
- the CG6293 gene encoding uncharacterized protein, isoform A — MELNNVTIEDATDASKSYSQAANTPPSNEKPKPQLLYAINDNPPWYLSIFLAFQHYLTMIGAIVSIPFILTPALCMSDEDANRGIIISTMIFVTGIVTYFQATWGVRLPIVQGGTISFLVPTLAILALPQWKCPEQAVMDAMDEAEREELWQVRMRELSGAIAVSAMVQVILGYTGLVGKILKYVTPLTIVPTVSLVGLTLFEHAAETASKHWGIAVGTTGMLTLFSQIMSNVPVPILAYRKGHGLEIRQFQLFRLFPVLLTIMIMWGLCGILTATDVFPPSHPSRTDVRLNVLTSAKWFYVPYPGQFGWPSVTLSGVLGMLAGVLACTVESLSYYPTVSQMSGAHSPPLHAINRGIGTEGFGTVLAGLWGAGNGTNTFGENVGAIGVTKIGSRRVIQWAALIMVLQGVIGKFGAIFILIPDSVVGGIFCVMFGMIIAFGLSTLQYVDLRSARNLYILGLSIFFPMVLCRWMQKNPGAIDTGNKTVDSTLSVLLGTTILVGGVLGCLLDNIIPGTPEERGLIDWANEMPLGDDNVNDGTATDYDFPLGMDAIRRWKWTYYIPFMPTYKLQKQS, encoded by the exons ATGGAGCTGAACAATGTTACCATCGAGGACGCC ACAGATGCTTCCAAGTCCTACTCTCAAGCAGCTAACACGCCTCCAAGTAATGAGAAACCCAAGCCGCAACTGCTCTACGCCATCAACGATAATCCCCCATGGTACTTGAGCATCTTCCTCGCATTCCAGCACTACCTGACCATGATTGGAGCCATTGTTTCCATACCTTTCATCCTGACGCCGGCGTTGTGCATGTCCGATGAGGACGCCAACCGGGGCATCATCATCTCTACGATGATCTTCGTCACGGGCATCGTTACCTACTTCCAGGCCACGTGGGGCGTCCGTTTGCCCATTGTTCAGGGCGGAACTATATCGTTCTTGGTGCCCACCCTTGCCATCTTGGCCCTGCCGCAGTGGAAGTGCCCGGAGCAAGCCGTAATGGATGCCATGGACGAGGCTGAGCGGGAGGAACTATGGCAAGTGCGTATGCGGGAGCTATCCGGCGCTATTGCCGTGTCCGCCATGGTGCAAGTTATCCTGGGCTACACTGGTCTGGTGGGAAAAATCCTTAAGTACGTAACTCCATTGACCATTGTACCCACTGTGTCCCTGGTGGGTCTTACCCTATTCGAGCACGCAGCTGAAACCGCATCCAAGCATTGGGGCATTGCTGTGGG AACCACTGGAATGCTGACACTCTTTTCGCAAATAATGTCGAATGTTCCCGTGCCTATCTTGGCCTACCGCAAGGGTCACGGCTTGGAAATTCGCCAGTTCCAGTTGTTCCGCCTCTTTCCCGTCCTGCTGACCATCATGATAATGTGGGGTCTGTGCGGAATTCTGACTGCTACGGATGTCTTTCCTCCGTCACATCCTTCTCGCACCGATGTTCGCCTGAATGTGCTGACCAGTGCAAAGTGGTTCTATGTCCCGTATCCGGGACAGTTTGGCTGGCCATCGGTGACGCTGTCCGGCGTGCTTGGCATGTTGGCCGGAGTACTTGCCTGTACGGTGGAGTCACTTAGTTACTATCCAACGGTGTCACAGATGTCCGGCGCCCACTCGCCTCCGCTCCATGCGATCAATCGCGGGATCGGTACCGAGGGCTTTGGCACTGTCCTCGCCGGTCTGTGGGGAGCTGGAAATGGAACCAATACCTTTGGAGAGAATGTTGGCGCCATCGGGGTCACCAAG ATTGGATCCCGACGTGTAATACAGTGGGCTGCCTTGATAATGGTCCTCCAGGGGGTAATTGGAAAGTTTGGAGCCATTTTCATTCTCATTCCCGACTCGGTGGTGGGCGGAATCTTTTGTGTGATGTTTGGCATGATTATAGCTTTTGGGCTATCCACCTTGCAGTATGTGGATCTGCGATCCGCAAGGAATCTTTACATATTGGGGCTCTCAATATTTTTCCCGATGGTATTGTGCCGCTGGATGCAGAAGAACCCTGGAGCTATTGACACCGGAAACAAGACCGTGGACTCAACGTTATCGGTGCTACTGGGCACTACAATTCTCGTGGGTGGAGTTTTGGGATGCTTGCTggacaatataatcccagggACGCCGGAGGAGAGGGGCCTAATCGACTGGGCAAACGAGATGCCCCTGGGCGATGATAATGTTAATGATGGCACAGCCACCGACTACGATTTTCCACTTGGCATGGATGCCATTCGTCGTTGGAAGTGGACCTACTATATTCCGTTCATGCCGACTTACAAGCTCCAGAAGCAAAGCTGA